One window of Candidatus Kaelpia aquatica genomic DNA carries:
- a CDS encoding DNA-directed RNA polymerase subunit omega, which produces MSYVKLDDIRGNIESIYKAVIITAQRAVEVSEAMANQKLVTKQKPTSFAIHELQEGKLKYKKVG; this is translated from the coding sequence ATGTCTTATGTAAAACTGGATGATATAAGAGGTAATATAGAGAGTATATATAAGGCTGTTATAATAACGGCTCAAAGAGCTGTAGAAGTATCTGAAGCTATGGCCAATCAGAAATTGGTTACAAAGCAAAAGCCGACGAGTTTTGCTATTCATGAACTTCAGGAAGGGAAACTTAAATACAAAAAAGTAGGATGA
- the gmk gene encoding guanylate kinase, with translation MNRKAKLFIISGPSGAGKTTIARKLFQEVEGLARSISCTTRERREAERDGIDYRFINSGRFQNLIKENAFLEWAIILKNYYGTLKDDVEAQIAGGNDVLLCIDVQGAAQVLKKKSDTVAIFVMPPDIEELRARLLKRGESKKEIEKRIGLASKEIKRAPHYHHVVYNGVLHQAVDLVKSIVYAERQK, from the coding sequence ATGAATAGAAAAGCAAAACTGTTTATTATCTCGGGTCCATCCGGCGCAGGTAAGACCACGATTGCTCGGAAGCTCTTTCAAGAAGTCGAAGGATTAGCCAGGAGTATATCTTGTACAACAAGAGAGAGAAGAGAGGCAGAGAGAGACGGTATAGATTATAGGTTTATTAATAGCGGCAGATTTCAAAACCTCATTAAAGAGAATGCTTTTCTTGAATGGGCCATAATACTAAAGAATTACTACGGGACGCTAAAAGATGACGTAGAGGCTCAGATAGCCGGAGGTAATGATGTTTTGCTTTGCATAGACGTACAGGGGGCGGCGCAGGTTCTTAAGAAAAAGTCTGATACGGTAGCGATATTTGTAATGCCGCCCGACATAGAAGAGCTGCGGGCTAGGCTGCTTAAGAGAGGGGAGAGTAAAAAAGAGATTGAGAAGCGAATAGGTTTAGCCAGTAAGGAGATTAAAAGAGCTCCTCACTATCACCATGTTGTGTATAATGGTGTTTTACATCAAGCCGTAGATTTGGTAAAATCTATAGTTTATGCGGAACGTCAAAAATGA
- the pheS gene encoding phenylalanine--tRNA ligase subunit alpha: MNIEDLKELYQEAESGLNEALDLKTLEEVKNRYLGRKGKIAEIIKKIPALPEGERSLFGKEINVLKDRISKIIGEKQVSIQGSQSAKVKTDVTLPGSRFESGTLHPITLTMQKIARIFQHIGFSLIDGPEIETDYFNFQALNIPQDHPARDGLATFYLSDYRYLLRSQTSPVQVRVMQKVKPPLKILSPGKVFRPDNLDASHSFMFHQIEGLVVDRETNFSHLKASLEYFVKEFFGPETKTRFRPHYFPFTEPSAELDIACIICGGEGCSVCGRKGWLEILGAGMVHPNVFKEVGVDPEIFQGYAFGMGIERIAMLKYGIDDIRIFYNNDVRFLEQFS, encoded by the coding sequence ATGAATATAGAAGATCTCAAAGAATTATATCAAGAGGCAGAGAGCGGTCTTAACGAAGCTCTAGATTTAAAAACTCTTGAAGAGGTAAAGAACAGATATCTGGGCCGTAAGGGCAAGATAGCAGAGATTATTAAAAAGATTCCAGCTTTACCGGAAGGAGAGAGGTCTCTTTTCGGTAAAGAGATCAACGTTCTTAAAGATCGTATTAGTAAGATTATTGGTGAAAAACAGGTTAGCATTCAAGGCAGTCAATCTGCAAAAGTTAAAACAGATGTTACATTGCCAGGGAGCAGGTTTGAATCCGGAACTCTTCATCCAATTACTCTTACAATGCAGAAGATAGCCAGAATCTTTCAGCATATAGGTTTTAGCTTGATAGACGGCCCGGAGATAGAGACAGACTACTTTAATTTTCAGGCTTTAAATATTCCCCAAGATCATCCGGCTCGGGATGGCCTTGCTACTTTTTATCTATCTGACTATAGATATCTTTTGCGATCTCAGACCTCGCCTGTTCAGGTTAGAGTTATGCAGAAAGTTAAACCGCCTCTTAAGATATTGTCTCCCGGAAAAGTTTTTAGACCGGACAATCTCGATGCCAGCCATTCTTTTATGTTTCATCAGATAGAGGGGCTGGTTGTAGATAGAGAGACCAATTTCTCACATCTTAAAGCCTCTTTAGAATATTTTGTAAAAGAGTTTTTTGGCCCCGAGACTAAAACGAGGTTCAGGCCTCACTACTTTCCTTTCACTGAGCCTTCTGCTGAGTTAGATATTGCCTGTATTATCTGCGGCGGGGAAGGTTGTTCTGTATGCGGACGGAAAGGTTGGCTGGAGATACTTGGAGCTGGAATGGTCCACCCCAATGTGTTCAAAGAGGTTGGTGTTGATCCAGAAATTTTTCAGGGTTATGCGTTTGGTATGGGTATAGAGCGGATAGCAATGTTAAAGTACGGCATAGATGATATAAGGATATTTTATAACAATGATGTCAGGTTTCTGGAGCAATTCTCATGA
- a CDS encoding TrkA family potassium uptake protein gives MRQYAVIGLGKFGQSVALTLLEDGEEVVGIDSDEEVVKQLADKLTNAVAADAANEKVLTKLGIQDVDVAIVSVGGDFEASILITLLLKELGIKEIVVKANLEGQAKVLEKVGATRVIQPERDMGIRLAKSLSSPRIIDHIELSSDHSILEMSPPEDFIGKSLGELDIRARHGLNVIAVKHEGGEVDISPQANHLIKKGDLLVVIGQNADIEKVKKKV, from the coding sequence ATGAGACAATATGCTGTGATAGGACTTGGTAAGTTTGGTCAGAGCGTTGCTCTGACTCTTCTTGAGGATGGTGAAGAGGTTGTAGGTATTGATTCTGATGAAGAGGTTGTAAAACAACTTGCGGATAAATTAACAAATGCTGTTGCAGCTGATGCTGCCAATGAAAAAGTACTTACAAAGCTAGGTATTCAGGATGTTGACGTTGCAATTGTCTCTGTTGGAGGCGATTTTGAGGCCAGCATCTTAATCACCCTTCTTCTAAAAGAGTTAGGTATCAAAGAGATTGTAGTTAAGGCAAATTTAGAAGGGCAGGCAAAGGTACTAGAGAAAGTAGGAGCTACAAGGGTTATTCAGCCCGAGAGAGATATGGGTATACGGCTTGCAAAATCACTCTCCTCTCCGCGTATCATAGACCATATCGAGCTCTCTAGCGATCATAGTATCTTAGAGATGTCTCCCCCTGAGGATTTTATCGGCAAGTCTTTAGGTGAATTGGATATTAGGGCGCGGCATGGTTTGAATGTTATTGCGGTTAAACATGAAGGGGGCGAAGTAGATATATCTCCTCAAGCAAATCATTTGATAAAGAAGGGCGACCTTCTTGTGGTTATAGGTCAGAATGCCGACATAGAGAAAGTTAAGAAAAAAGTATGA
- the infC gene encoding translation initiation factor IF-3 gives MAQPYKRKFDNRRRIRINVNRLIRAERIRVIDADGTQIGVVLLEEGLKIAQQRELDLVEISSGASPPVCRVMDFNQYKYQQEKRAKEAKKKQKQVHFKEIRFKPRIEEHDYQVILKRARKFLERGDRVRVRVFFRGREMAHPELGDIIMKKLLGDIEDIATVEKSPSREGRYLITILFPKN, from the coding sequence GTGGCGCAACCTTATAAGAGGAAGTTTGATAACAGGAGACGTATCAGGATTAATGTTAATAGATTGATTCGGGCAGAGCGAATACGAGTTATAGATGCAGATGGAACACAGATTGGTGTTGTTCTATTGGAAGAGGGATTAAAGATTGCCCAGCAGAGGGAGTTAGATTTAGTAGAGATCTCTTCAGGAGCTTCGCCGCCGGTCTGTAGAGTAATGGATTTTAACCAATATAAATATCAACAAGAGAAAAGAGCTAAAGAAGCTAAAAAGAAACAGAAGCAGGTGCATTTTAAAGAGATCAGGTTTAAGCCTAGAATAGAAGAGCATGATTATCAAGTTATTCTTAAAAGGGCTCGCAAATTTTTAGAACGTGGAGATCGCGTTCGAGTAAGGGTTTTCTTTAGAGGAAGAGAGATGGCTCATCCTGAATTGGGTGATATTATAATGAAAAAATTACTTGGCGATATTGAAGATATAGCAACTGTGGAGAAGTCACCTTCTCGCGAAGGAAGGTATCTGATAACTATTTTATTTCCGAAGAATTAG
- a CDS encoding ParB/RepB/Spo0J family partition protein, which produces MEKKRGLGKGISALIPEKSAKSSSRYKDIEIAKITLNPYQPRKEFSKTELLHLQQSIAKDGLLQPIVVVEEGESFKLIAGERRLRSVQSLGWERVAALVLHNIEEVELLRKSLVENVQRANLNPIEEAQAYKRLMDDYGYSLEETAKEVAKDISTVSNAVRLLALPENIQRDLSQGLISPGHARALLMLGKGSQMQSFADKIKSEKLSVREAEKRAKMKKGKLVLEPNLKAALEELQRKIGSKINVEIKKRGGKIEVLFMDNEDLQRIVAVLLNREA; this is translated from the coding sequence ATGGAAAAGAAGAGAGGTCTGGGCAAGGGGATATCAGCTCTTATTCCGGAGAAGAGCGCCAAGAGTTCCAGCCGCTATAAAGATATTGAGATTGCTAAAATCACGCTCAACCCATATCAGCCTAGAAAAGAGTTTTCTAAAACCGAATTACTCCATCTTCAGCAATCAATCGCAAAAGACGGCCTCTTGCAGCCCATAGTAGTTGTAGAGGAAGGAGAGTCTTTTAAGCTCATAGCTGGAGAGAGGAGGCTTAGGTCGGTACAGAGCTTAGGCTGGGAACGCGTCGCAGCTTTAGTTCTTCATAATATAGAGGAGGTTGAGCTTCTAAGAAAATCGCTCGTTGAGAATGTACAGAGAGCAAATCTCAATCCCATTGAAGAGGCTCAAGCTTATAAGAGGTTGATGGATGATTACGGGTATTCTTTAGAAGAGACTGCAAAAGAGGTCGCAAAGGATATCTCAACCGTGTCAAATGCTGTACGACTGCTTGCGCTTCCTGAGAATATACAGAGAGACTTAAGTCAAGGATTGATCTCTCCTGGCCATGCCAGAGCTTTATTGATGTTGGGGAAGGGTTCACAGATGCAGAGTTTTGCCGATAAGATAAAGTCTGAAAAGCTGAGCGTTAGGGAAGCTGAAAAAAGAGCTAAAATGAAAAAGGGCAAACTTGTCCTAGAGCCTAACCTCAAAGCAGCGCTAGAGGAGCTGCAGCGGAAAATAGGCTCTAAAATTAATGTTGAGATCAAGAAAAGAGGCGGGAAGATAGAAGTTCTTTTTATGGACAATGAGGATCTCCAGAGAATAGTGGCAGTGCTTTTAAACAGGGAGGCATAA
- a CDS encoding DUF370 domain-containing protein: protein MKALNVGYNNTVSLDKIVAVINADSKPARRLKERAEREARLIDATSGRKTRSCLITSSNHLVLSALNTQTISQRINE, encoded by the coding sequence ATGAAGGCTCTAAATGTCGGATATAATAATACAGTATCTTTAGATAAGATAGTTGCCGTAATAAATGCGGATTCTAAGCCTGCGCGCAGGTTAAAAGAGCGGGCAGAGCGGGAGGCCAGACTTATAGATGCTACCAGCGGGCGGAAAACAAGGTCCTGCCTTATAACCAGCAGCAACCATTTAGTGCTCTCAGCTTTAAATACTCAGACAATTTCACAGCGTATAAATGAATAG
- a CDS encoding nucleoside-diphosphate kinase produces MLNQALVLIKPDGLKKSLTGNILTRLSETKLEIIAAKIVRVSKELAENHYQHLKDEPFFQELIQYLQGELHQRKKVMAMIYWGEDALAKVRDIAGATNPEEASPTSIRGQYGRITTKGLYENVVHASSNAEEAEREIKLWFQPDEIIFDLYATKRVVLKEEGARVWA; encoded by the coding sequence ATGTTAAACCAAGCCTTAGTGCTGATTAAACCGGATGGTCTTAAGAAATCTTTAACAGGTAATATTCTCACCAGATTATCAGAGACAAAGCTTGAGATTATAGCGGCTAAGATAGTTAGGGTATCTAAAGAGCTGGCCGAAAATCATTACCAGCATCTTAAGGACGAACCCTTTTTTCAAGAGTTAATTCAATACCTTCAAGGTGAGCTCCATCAGAGAAAAAAGGTGATGGCTATGATATACTGGGGTGAAGATGCATTAGCAAAAGTGCGTGATATCGCTGGAGCAACTAATCCTGAAGAGGCTAGCCCAACTTCTATTAGGGGTCAGTACGGCCGCATTACTACAAAAGGCCTTTATGAAAACGTCGTCCATGCTTCTTCTAATGCTGAAGAGGCGGAGAGAGAGATAAAACTGTGGTTCCAACCCGATGAGATAATCTTTGATCTCTATGCCACTAAGAGAGTGGTATTAAAAGAAGAAGGAGCGAGGGTGTGGGCATGA
- a CDS encoding phosphopantothenoylcysteine decarboxylase has product MNLLISFGPLKTYIDDVRCITNNSSGIMGYRLAGEALRRKYNVKAVVGSTNLRPLKGLKGWIEVESHSGLKKVMDKEFQWADIIIMGAAVCDFMPLKKKSGKIKRSNAGLNLQLKATSSIIGSLSKKRGRKGKFLVGFSLESEYFIARAIDKRSRDGLDMTLAFYLDKDSTPYGENHCESAIVAEDFIIKMPVLDKTILAKRVLDILDKRYI; this is encoded by the coding sequence ATGAATCTCCTTATTTCTTTTGGCCCCCTTAAAACATATATTGATGATGTCCGTTGCATAACCAATAATTCTAGCGGTATTATGGGTTATAGGCTTGCCGGGGAAGCCTTACGGCGTAAATATAATGTAAAGGCTGTAGTGGGGTCGACAAATTTACGGCCGCTTAAAGGGTTAAAAGGCTGGATTGAAGTTGAGAGCCACTCCGGACTTAAAAAGGTGATGGATAAGGAGTTTCAATGGGCGGATATTATTATTATGGGAGCTGCTGTCTGTGACTTTATGCCCCTTAAAAAGAAGAGCGGTAAGATCAAGAGATCTAACGCAGGTTTAAACTTGCAGCTCAAAGCGACCAGCAGTATAATAGGCTCCCTTTCCAAAAAGAGAGGGCGCAAGGGGAAATTTTTAGTCGGGTTCTCTCTAGAGAGTGAATATTTTATAGCCCGCGCTATTGATAAACGCAGCAGAGATGGTTTAGATATGACCTTGGCATTCTATTTAGACAAAGACAGCACGCCTTATGGAGAGAATCATTGTGAATCTGCGATTGTGGCAGAAGATTTTATAATTAAAATGCCTGTTTTAGATAAAACTATTTTAGCAAAGCGTGTATTAGATATTTTAGATAAACGGTACATTTAA
- a CDS encoding potassium transporter TrkG, which translates to MQIKPARIIIFSFLSVIIAGTLLLLLPASTSQQVSFIDALFTATSATCVTGLIVKDTGSFFTPLGQGIIMLLFQFGGLGIMTLSTIFALMLGRRITITGRKTLSLAFENVEFDMKLLLKGIVIFTILIELLGACLFKLFFPEMGIFSALFHSVSAFCNAGFSLFETSFQKFRSLGSINILTTTLIIAGGLGFLVLFDLMRWVKGKILKKSSRLTLHSKIVMVVSLILILVGMSSIFIIEGDHLFSEYSFSEKCFASYFQSVTARTAGFNTVEIGGLQKGSKLMLGALMFIGASPGSTGGGIKTVTFALVVLGLIALLRRSAQIRISKRAIPMHVFEKAIAIFVLSIVWIFFATTVLSIVDNRSFLNILFEVVSAFGTVGLSCGITAGLTTVGKLIIILTMFFGRIGPMTLAIALANRNEADFKLPEENVMVG; encoded by the coding sequence ATGCAAATAAAGCCTGCAAGAATAATAATTTTTAGTTTTCTCTCAGTTATAATTGCAGGGACATTGTTGCTTCTATTGCCGGCTTCAACCTCTCAGCAGGTATCTTTTATAGATGCTCTTTTTACGGCAACTTCTGCAACCTGTGTTACAGGGCTTATTGTTAAGGATACCGGTTCTTTTTTTACTCCTTTAGGGCAGGGTATTATTATGCTGCTTTTTCAGTTTGGCGGATTAGGGATAATGACTCTCTCTACAATATTTGCTCTTATGCTGGGCAGGCGCATAACAATCACAGGACGTAAAACTCTCTCTCTAGCTTTTGAGAATGTAGAGTTCGATATGAAGCTGCTACTCAAGGGCATCGTTATCTTTACTATATTGATAGAGCTATTAGGGGCTTGTTTGTTTAAGCTGTTTTTTCCTGAGATGGGGATATTTAGCGCACTCTTTCATTCTGTGTCAGCATTCTGCAATGCTGGCTTCTCTCTTTTTGAGACAAGCTTTCAAAAATTCCGTTCTTTAGGAAGTATCAATATCCTGACAACAACTTTAATTATTGCTGGTGGTCTGGGTTTTTTAGTGCTCTTTGACCTGATGCGTTGGGTAAAGGGCAAGATTTTAAAAAAGAGCAGCAGATTAACTTTACATAGCAAGATTGTTATGGTTGTGAGCTTAATATTAATTCTTGTGGGCATGTCCTCTATTTTTATAATCGAAGGAGATCATCTTTTTTCAGAATATTCTTTTTCTGAAAAATGCTTTGCTTCTTATTTTCAATCTGTTACAGCACGCACCGCGGGTTTTAATACAGTAGAGATTGGAGGTCTTCAAAAAGGATCTAAACTAATGCTCGGCGCCCTTATGTTTATCGGGGCTTCTCCGGGTTCTACTGGAGGGGGGATAAAAACGGTTACTTTTGCTCTGGTTGTCTTAGGGCTTATAGCATTGCTCAGAAGAAGCGCACAGATAAGAATCTCAAAACGCGCCATACCGATGCATGTTTTTGAAAAAGCAATTGCAATATTTGTTTTAAGTATTGTTTGGATTTTTTTTGCAACCACAGTGCTCTCTATAGTAGATAACAGAAGTTTTCTAAATATACTGTTTGAGGTTGTCTCCGCTTTTGGCACCGTAGGGCTCTCCTGCGGTATCACTGCTGGTTTGACCACGGTAGGTAAATTGATTATAATTCTAACTATGTTTTTCGGAAGGATTGGTCCAATGACTCTGGCTATTGCTCTTGCAAATCGCAACGAAGCAGATTTTAAATTGCCGGAAGAGAATGTCATGGTCGGCTAA
- a CDS encoding flavoprotein, whose translation MKTVLLGVTGSIASYKAADIASKLTQQGCKVYALLTENAKRFITPLTFKALTGQEVFDDMFKERQTHISLAEEADLILVAPASAGFISKLASGIVSELLQLTIISSSAPLLICPAMNENMYRNSIIQENIARLKKHGYNFLGPDKGWLSCGNTGEGRLCDIEDILKKSLELLK comes from the coding sequence ATGAAAACTGTTTTACTGGGCGTAACAGGCAGTATTGCAAGTTATAAAGCAGCTGATATAGCTTCTAAATTAACGCAGCAAGGCTGCAAAGTCTATGCTCTACTAACAGAGAACGCAAAGAGATTTATCACGCCACTTACATTTAAAGCGCTGACAGGTCAGGAGGTCTTTGACGATATGTTTAAAGAGCGTCAGACTCACATATCGTTGGCAGAGGAAGCTGACTTAATTCTTGTTGCGCCTGCTTCAGCCGGCTTTATATCTAAACTTGCTTCAGGGATTGTCTCTGAGTTACTACAGCTTACTATAATATCTTCTTCAGCCCCTCTTTTGATATGTCCTGCTATGAATGAAAATATGTATCGTAACTCGATTATACAAGAGAACATTGCAAGGCTAAAAAAACATGGCTATAACTTTTTGGGTCCTGATAAAGGATGGCTAAGTTGTGGGAATACCGGAGAAGGCCGGCTTTGCGACATAGAGGATATTTTAAAGAAATCTTTAGAATTACTAAAATGA
- a CDS encoding YicC/YloC family endoribonuclease — MKNQNKIRSMTGFGKGSVRSDRCSCYCEIKSVNHRYLEVNTKMSDEFAKIELEIKRIVKNQISRGAVYLNLSFVYEEGMDLKINDRLFKKLLTLEREIEAKHGIAQSLNIHYILSYPGVIRQARPDISSAEKKRLVIEALKDALTSLMASRDREGGALQKDLFICLNKIEKNLQIVNLTEKTRENSLSKKMQKEAVRMQHAQSTASLPALASVNEEIVRLTTHIKTLRKLINKGGVVGRELDFLAQEMNREANTISAKALSSKTACFIVQIKAEIEKIREQSLNIE, encoded by the coding sequence ATGAAAAATCAAAACAAAATAAGGAGCATGACTGGTTTTGGAAAAGGGAGCGTCAGGAGCGATAGATGTTCTTGTTACTGTGAGATTAAGAGTGTTAACCATAGGTATTTAGAGGTTAACACTAAAATGTCAGACGAGTTTGCAAAGATAGAGTTAGAGATTAAAAGAATTGTTAAAAATCAGATTTCCCGCGGTGCAGTCTATCTTAATCTTAGTTTTGTCTACGAGGAGGGCATGGACCTTAAAATTAACGACCGCCTATTTAAAAAACTTCTTACACTTGAAAGAGAGATTGAAGCTAAGCATGGCATAGCACAGTCTCTTAATATTCATTATATCTTAAGTTATCCCGGAGTAATAAGGCAGGCCCGTCCTGATATCTCATCAGCTGAAAAGAAAAGACTTGTTATTGAAGCCCTTAAAGATGCGTTGACATCATTGATGGCTAGCAGGGACAGAGAAGGCGGGGCGCTGCAAAAAGATTTGTTTATTTGTTTAAACAAGATAGAGAAGAACCTTCAAATTGTAAATTTAACAGAAAAAACGAGAGAAAATTCTCTCTCAAAAAAGATGCAGAAAGAAGCAGTCCGGATGCAGCATGCTCAAAGTACGGCATCTTTGCCAGCCCTAGCGTCTGTTAATGAAGAGATTGTGCGCCTTACGACTCACATCAAAACTCTTCGCAAACTTATAAATAAAGGCGGAGTCGTGGGTAGAGAGCTCGATTTTTTGGCCCAAGAGATGAATCGAGAGGCCAATACTATATCAGCAAAAGCACTCTCTTCTAAGACAGCCTGTTTTATCGTACAGATTAAAGCGGAGATCGAAAAAATAAGAGAGCAGTCTTTGAATATTGAATAA
- the rplT gene encoding 50S ribosomal protein L20, producing MVRVRRAPARKKRHNKVLKMAKGYRGGRGKLYRTALETVRRALVYSYRDRKVRKRIFRRLWINRVSIACKNEDFSYSKLINGLTKADVQLNRKQLAQMALDDREGFKQIVSLAREHIG from the coding sequence ATGGTAAGAGTAAGACGTGCGCCTGCCAGAAAAAAGAGGCACAATAAAGTTTTAAAGATGGCCAAAGGTTATCGTGGCGGACGCGGAAAACTTTACAGAACAGCGCTGGAGACTGTTAGAAGGGCTCTGGTTTATAGCTATAGAGACAGGAAGGTAAGAAAAAGAATATTTCGCAGGCTCTGGATAAATAGAGTATCGATAGCCTGTAAGAACGAGGATTTTTCTTATAGCAAGCTGATCAATGGCCTAACTAAAGCAGATGTGCAGCTTAACAGAAAACAACTAGCGCAGATGGCTCTAGATGATAGAGAAGGTTTTAAACAGATAGTCTCCTTGGCCAGAGAACATATTGGTTGA
- the thrS gene encoding threonine--tRNA ligase: MEEKLLKIRHSSAHIMADAVQQLFPAAKLGIGPAIENGFYYDFDLEYRLIPEDLEKIEKKMEEIINSKHLFTQSSLSREEAQKLFKERGEDYKLELLSELEDSKISIYRHGDFSDLCKGPHLENTSQLGAFKLLSIAGAYWRGEESNKMLQRIYGAAFVTREELEEHLERLKQAEARDHRKLGRELKLFTFFPQAGAGLVFYLPKGWMLKKTIEDYIFKKHLQAGYEIIQTPQILKSDVWKQSGHYDHYKEHMYIFESDGVEYAIKPMNCPGHIMIYQAQRHSYRELPLRFFEAGTVYRHEKTGVLHGLLRVRGFTQDDAHIFCREDQLEDEIKSVIKFMQDIMLDFGFEKLKIELSTRPKDSIGTDEEWQKATVALENSLKDLELDYETCAEEGAFYGPKIDIKLKDAIGRLWQCATIQCDFAGPERFDLTYVGEDGGQHRTIMLHRAILGSLERFIGTLIEHYGGDFPLWLAPEQVRLLPISEKFLAYMVELKRILEQEGIKVTMDSRSETLGYKIREAELEKVPYVLIAGGKEEVAGTVSVRSRKGKEESVMEIEMLIVKLKEEISGATL; the protein is encoded by the coding sequence ATGGAAGAGAAACTTTTAAAAATTCGCCACAGCAGCGCCCATATAATGGCTGATGCCGTACAGCAGTTGTTTCCAGCTGCCAAGCTAGGTATCGGTCCGGCTATTGAAAATGGGTTTTATTACGATTTTGATTTAGAGTATAGATTAATTCCGGAGGATCTTGAAAAAATTGAGAAAAAGATGGAAGAGATTATAAACAGTAAGCATCTTTTTACGCAGAGCTCTCTATCTAGAGAGGAAGCCCAAAAATTATTTAAGGAGAGAGGAGAGGATTACAAGCTGGAGCTGTTAAGCGAGCTAGAAGATAGCAAGATAAGTATATATAGACATGGAGATTTTAGCGATCTCTGTAAAGGGCCTCATCTTGAAAACACATCTCAATTGGGAGCATTTAAACTGCTTTCAATAGCAGGTGCCTATTGGAGAGGAGAAGAGTCCAACAAAATGCTGCAGCGTATATACGGCGCTGCTTTTGTGACTAGAGAGGAGCTAGAAGAACATCTTGAGAGATTAAAACAGGCTGAAGCTAGAGACCATCGTAAGCTGGGTAGAGAGCTCAAGCTTTTTACGTTTTTTCCTCAAGCCGGAGCCGGGCTTGTCTTCTATCTTCCTAAAGGGTGGATGCTGAAAAAGACAATAGAGGATTATATATTTAAAAAACATCTTCAGGCAGGATATGAGATTATTCAGACTCCTCAAATATTAAAATCTGATGTTTGGAAGCAGTCTGGTCATTATGATCACTATAAAGAGCACATGTATATATTTGAAAGTGATGGAGTAGAATATGCAATCAAGCCGATGAACTGCCCAGGTCATATAATGATCTATCAGGCGCAGCGGCATAGTTACAGAGAGTTGCCGCTCCGTTTCTTTGAGGCCGGGACAGTATATAGGCATGAGAAGACCGGAGTTTTACACGGCTTATTGCGTGTCCGGGGCTTTACTCAGGACGATGCTCATATCTTCTGTCGCGAGGATCAGCTTGAAGATGAGATAAAATCTGTGATCAAATTTATGCAGGATATTATGCTGGATTTTGGTTTTGAAAAACTCAAAATAGAACTCAGCACTCGCCCTAAAGATTCAATCGGCACAGATGAAGAGTGGCAGAAAGCTACAGTTGCTCTTGAGAACTCACTTAAGGATTTAGAGCTTGATTATGAGACTTGCGCTGAAGAGGGTGCATTTTATGGTCCCAAGATTGATATTAAACTTAAAGATGCTATAGGACGTTTATGGCAATGCGCTACCATTCAATGTGATTTTGCAGGACCAGAAAGATTTGATTTAACCTATGTTGGAGAAGACGGAGGACAGCATCGTACTATAATGTTACATAGGGCTATTCTTGGAAGCTTGGAGCGTTTTATCGGTACTTTGATAGAGCATTATGGCGGGGATTTCCCTCTCTGGTTAGCCCCGGAGCAGGTAAGACTATTGCCGATTTCTGAAAAATTTCTTGCATATATGGTAGAATTGAAGAGAATATTAGAACAAGAAGGAATAAAGGTAACAATGGATTCCAGGTCTGAAACGCTTGGTTATAAGATAAGAGAGGCAGAGTTAGAGAAAGTACCCTATGTTTTAATAGCTGGAGGAAAAGAAGAGGTTGCCGGAACAGTTTCAGTGCGATCTCGCAAAGGGAAGGAGGAGAGTGTTATGGAGATAGAGATGTTAATAGTTAAATTAAAGGAAGAGATAAGTGGCGCAACCTTATAA
- the rpmI gene encoding 50S ribosomal protein L35: protein MPKMKTKKAAKKRLKVTGGGKLKRAKGGKSHLMRKKRSKRRLSLKEGSYVSAAETKKVKTMLPYD, encoded by the coding sequence ATGCCTAAAATGAAAACAAAGAAGGCGGCTAAGAAGAGACTTAAAGTAACTGGGGGAGGAAAGCTTAAAAGGGCTAAAGGGGGTAAGAGCCATCTTATGAGAAAGAAGCGTTCTAAGAGGCGATTATCTTTAAAGGAAGGCTCTTATGTGAGTGCTGCTGAAACTAAAAAAGTGAAGACGATGCTCCCATATGATTGA